A single genomic interval of Coccidioides posadasii str. Silveira chromosome 1, complete sequence harbors:
- the TIM23 gene encoding Mitochondrial import inner membrane translocase subunit tim23 (BUSCO:464711at4751~EggNog:ENOG410PGJA~COG:U~TransMembrane:1 (i184-202o)~BUSCO:13808at33183): MSIWDTLSGRKSSTSPAPAAFDPSSAHDVTSFLSSTAIPDPSELHPLAGLNRETLDYLTLEDSTLNELPGSQSALPSRGWSDDLSYGTGTTYLTALSIGGLWGLTEGLRKAPPSAPPKLRLNAVLNSVTRRGPFLGNSAGVLAMTYNGINSTLGYARGKHDAANSIVAGALSGMLFKSTRGLRPMMISGGIVAGVAAAWTVARRVFFS, from the exons ATGTCGATCTGGGACACCCTCTCCGGCCGGAAATCTTCTACTTCCCCGGCTCCGGCTGCCTTCGACCCTTCTTCCGCTCACGATGTCACCTCTTTCCTCTCTAGCACAGCCATTCCTGATCCTTCAGAGTTACACCCTCTCGCGGGACTTAATCGCGAAACACTAGACTATCTCACTCTCGAGGACTCCACATTGAATGAACTCCCTGGTTCTCAATCTGCACTTCCTTCCCGGGGGTGGTCCGATGACCTGAGTTATGGCACCGGAACGACGTATCTCACAGCTCTGTCCATTGGAGGTCTTTGGGGTCTTACAGAGGGATTGAGGAAAGCACCTCCCAGTGCGCCTCCCAAGCTGCGGCTGAACGCCGTGCTCAACTCCGTGACAAGACGTGGCCCTTTCTTGGGCAACTCTGCCGGCGTGCTTGCTATGACATACAATGGAATCAACTCGACGTTGGGATATGCCCGTGGCAAGCATGATGCGGCGAATAGCATTGTCGCTGGCGCACTGAGTGGGATGCTTTTCAAGAGCACTAGAGGCTTAAGGCCTATGATGATATCCGGAGGAATTGTCGCCGGTGTGGCGGCCGCCTGGACC GTTGCCCGACGCGTGTTCTTTTCATAG
- a CDS encoding uncharacterized protein (EggNog:ENOG410Q54I~BUSCO:12531at33183): MDHINTRNNSLPMEAAQPRPAMVDDMIHWLWYDGFYRGVVGWVNYWPIDELFNNPQPAPGLPGFDYEDGSDQFDMRDFDFNAALGEVAKETAFREYVKRMIRRHRQLLPAAIDEIDRRLLREGVSQQEVNELTTGAASDAYGKLARLEEARRPFPMPERVQFRVISDLPGREWLPSDLYLEHACGLTDLVDAIQRHRLIRYYPARQIGWTTDENRGVNNYSSLSDDTNDGTRRKMLAYKLIPKDNESTWVAQNTDGWDTISDDSVFVKMMGELQQDETKIAAICHESTLENIRQKQEQSLAIFSEDFRLLKPKDMDLDLAATFEFATEAWEEVEGCTPFPPDFDWSRLENGRIKNPDGTLPSRDDEL; this comes from the exons ATGGACCACATAAACACGCGCAACAATAGCTTGCCCATGGAAGCAGCACAACCCCGACCCGCAATGGTCGATGATATGATCCACTGGCTTTGGTACGATGGCTTCTATCGTGGTGTCGTGGGATGGGTGAATTATTGGCCCATAGATGAGTTATTCAACAACCCTCAGCCAGCGCCAGGGCTCCCTGGCTTTGACTATGAAGATGGCTCGGACCAATTCGACATGCGGGACTTCGATTTCAACGCGGCGCTGGGAGAGGTGGCAAAAGAAACGGCTTTCAGGGAATATGTTAAAAGAATGATCAGAAGACACAGACAACTTCTTCCCGCAGCAATCGATGAGATTGATCGTAGGTTGCTAAGGGAAGGAGTCTCACAGCAGGAAGTGAATGAGCTTACTACGGGAGCTGCATCCGACGCGTATGGGAAGTTGGCAAGGCTTGAGGAAGCCCGCCGTCCGTTTCCGATGCCGGAAAGAGTACAGTTTCGCGTCATTTCTGATCTTCCTGGTCGTGAATGGTTACCGTCTGACTTGTACCTGGAACATGCCTGCGGCCTAACGGATCTGGTGGACGCAATACAGCGCCATAGGCTGATCCGATACTACCCTGCTAGACAGATCGGATGGACAACAGATGAAAACAGGGGAGTGAACAATTATAGTAGCCTGTCCGATGATACGAATGATGGGACCAGGCGAAAAATGCTGGCGTACAAGCTAATCCCTAAGGACAACGAAAGCACTTGGGTAGCACAAAACACAGACGGATGGGACACGATCTCTGACGACAGCGTCTTTGTGAAAATGATGGGAGAATTGCAACAGGATGAAACAAAGATAGCAGCAATATGCCAT GAATCAACACTGGAAAATATAAGACAAAAACAGGAGCAAAGCTTAGCCATATTCTCGGAGGATTTTAGGCTGCTCAAGCCGAAGGATATGGATTTAGATCTCGCGGCGACGTTTGAGTTTGCGACGGAGGCCTGGGAAGAGGTGGAAGGGTGCACACCGTTCCCTCCAGATTTTGACTGGAGTCGACTGGAAAATGGGAGAATTAAGAACCCAGACGGAACGCTGCCCAGCAGGGACGATGAGCTGTGA
- a CDS encoding uncharacterized protein (EggNog:ENOG410PFW7~COG:T~BUSCO:4003at33183), translating to MVERNPSRTEPHPVNAGATTLGLDASPRISLTTTSTTISTKHPSTASASLSDQPQPGCPPNRLVGQAPTTPNFKVAPHDDSRLLTNLLPNEPSTPLQRPPALSVRTDFGDTRIMAPGSQPDLDAPLRASLSSTSLPHRTSSLRAALAAPHSSTGSLSPGSIFSSPQLAALTDITPLPSPIQGNSPWRCGSYQSLPRSPSTASYRGSTFSLKSLDPTRPPRSSSGQRRGYDTAPGGQDQTPAEKDVHIRVPQNGHARNRSLSDCVSPSPRRAVQNKLHREEYLAVQRGLTIPHAHPPSPPSTRRGEESSENGMAPGSLGPSLSSAQVYNVKSVRTQQPRRYRMIRQLGQGTFSQVVLAVREGLPNVEFNGTHDIPAQPRLVAVKVVEYGPAGGADEERVEVSLKREVDILKSIHHPSITQLKAFGSDKKRALLVLDYCPGGDLFEFASQAPKALSPPLIRRIFAELVAAVRYLHQNQIVHRDIKLENVLINVPTAVMQDICEWESYPRSIVTLTDLGLSRRIPQPPESPLLHTRCGSEDYAAPEILMGQPYDGRSTDGWALGVLLYAIVENRLPFDPLPGTRGDPAKLRARTPHRIARCEWSWYRYGDDDGEWDPAKGAALDGAQLCVQGLLKRSSRRMQLDDIAKTEWVSKAIKVPGGLKRGDIEGP from the exons ATGGTAGAACGCAACCCTTCTCGGACGGAGCCTCATCCAGTCAACGCCGGCGCTACGACACTTGGACTTGATGCATCACCTCGAATTTCGCTGACGACGACGTCCACGACCATTTCGACCAAACATCCATCCACCGCCTCAGCCTCTCTTTCTGACCAGCCCCAGCCAGGATGCCCTCCGAACAGGCTTGTTGGCCAAGCTCCGACAACACCGAACTTCAAGGTCGCCCCCCACGATGACTCAAGGCTCTTGACCAACCTTCTGCCAAACGAACCTTCCACACCTCTGCAAAGGCCTCCTGCCCTCAGCGTCCGCACGGACTTTGGAGACACAAGAATCATGGCTCCGGGCAGCCAACCGGACCTCGATGCCCCTCTTCGAGCCAGTCTATCGTCCACCAGCTTGCCCCACAGAACGTCGAGCTTGCGCGCTGCTCTGGCTGCTCCACACTCCAGTACAGGATCTCTCTCTCCAGGTTCCATCTTCTCATCGCCGCAGCTCGCCGCTCTGACAGATATCACCCCGCTGCCATCACCTATCCAAGGCAACTCGCCTTGGAGATGCGGTAGTTATCAGTCGCTCCCAAGATCTCCGTCAACAGCATCATATCGGGGCTCCACCTTCAGCCTGAAATCGCTAGATCCGACCAGACCACCGAGATCTTCATCTGGCCAACGTCGAGGTTATGATACCGCTCCGGGTGGTCAGGACCAAACACCTGCCGAAAAGGATGTCCATATAAGAGTACCGCAAAACGGCCATGCGCGCAACCGGAGTCTTAGCGA CTGTGTTTCACCTTCTCCTCGACGGGCTGTGCAAAACAAGCTTCACCGTGAAGAGTACCTAGCCGTTCAACGTGGCTTAACGATTCCCCATGCGCACCCTCCAAGTCCACCCAGCACACGTCGTGGTGAAGAGAGTAGCGAAAACGGGATGGCCCCGGGTTCACTCGGGCCCAGTCTCTCCTCGGCTCAGGTGTACAACGTCAAGTCAGTCAGAACGCAGCAGCCCCGAAGGTATCGAATGATTCGTCAACTGGGACAGGGCACGTTCAGTCAGGTCGTGCTTGCTGTCCGAGAGGGACTCCCAAATGTGGAGTTCAACGGAACTCACGATATCCCCGCTCAGCCCCGGTTGGTCGCGGTAAAAGTAGTCGAGTATGGTCCTGCGGGCGGGGCTGATGAGGAGAGAGTCGAAGTGTCTTTGAAACGAGAAGTTGACATTCTCAAATCCATCCATCACCCTTCGATTACTCAACTCAAGGCTTTTGGTAGTGACAAAAAGAGGGCTCTCCTAGTGCTGGATTATTGTCCCGGGGGCGACCTGTTTGAGTTCGCCAGCCAGGCGCCAAAAGCTTTATCACCCCCGCTGATACGGAGGATATTTGCGGAACTGGTGGCTGCTGTGCGATATTTACACCAAAACCAGATCGTTCATCGTGACATCAAGCTCGAGA ATGTACTCATTAACGTCCCCACCGCAGTGATGCAGGACATCTGTGAATGGGAAAGTTATCCGCGATCTATCGTCACTCTAACGGACTTGGGCCTATCCCGGCGCATTCCACAACCGCCGGAGAGTCCTTTGCTCCACACGCGGTGTGGATCAGAGGATTACGCCGCCCCAGAAATTCTCATGGGCCAGCCGTACGACGGTCGATCCACGGATGGTTGGGCTCTCGGAGTCCTTCTCTACGCTATTGTTGAGAATAGGCTTCCGTTCGACCCCCTGCCTGGTACTCGCGGCGACCCCGCTAAATTGCGCGCTCGTACTCCGCATCGTATCGCGCGATGTGAGTGGAGTTGGTATCGATATGGCGATGATGATGGAGAATGGGATCCTGCGAAAGGAGCCGCACTGGACGGTGCGCAGCTCTGTGTGCAGGGCCTGCTGAAGCGAAGTAGTCGACGGATGCAACTAGATGATATTGCGAAAACTGAATGGGTTAGCAAAGCGATTAAGGTCCCAGGAGGGTTGAAAAGAGGAGACATCGAAGGCCCTTGA